One Leclercia sp. AS011 genomic window carries:
- the asd gene encoding aspartate-semialdehyde dehydrogenase, producing the protein MKNVGFIGWRGMVGSVLMQRMVEERDFDAIRPVFFSTSQLGQAAPSFGGTTGTLQDAYDLEALKALDIIVTCQGGDYTNEIYPKLCESGWQGYWIDAASSLRMKDDAIIILDPVNQDVITDGLNNGVKTFVGGNCTVSLMLMSLGGLFAQDLVEWVSVATYQAASGGGARHMRELLTQMGQLHHSVATELANPASAILDIERKVTQLTRSGELPVDNFGVPLAGGLIPWIDKQLDNGQTREEWKGQAETNKILRTSSAIPVDGLCVRIGALRCHSQAFTIKLKKDVSIPTVEELLASHNQWAKVIPNDRDITMRELTPAAVTGTLSTPVGRLRKLNMGPEYLSAFTVGDQLLWGAAEPLRRMLRQLA; encoded by the coding sequence ATGAAAAACGTTGGTTTTATCGGCTGGCGCGGTATGGTCGGCTCTGTACTCATGCAACGCATGGTTGAAGAGCGCGATTTCGACGCTATCCGCCCGGTCTTCTTCTCCACTTCCCAGCTTGGCCAGGCTGCACCGTCCTTTGGGGGTACCACAGGCACGTTGCAGGATGCTTACGATCTGGAAGCGTTGAAGGCGCTGGACATTATTGTCACCTGCCAGGGCGGCGATTATACCAACGAAATTTACCCAAAGCTGTGTGAAAGCGGCTGGCAGGGCTACTGGATTGACGCGGCCTCTTCGCTGCGCATGAAAGACGATGCGATCATCATTCTTGACCCGGTGAACCAGGACGTCATCACCGACGGCCTGAACAACGGCGTCAAAACCTTCGTGGGCGGTAACTGTACCGTCAGCCTGATGCTGATGTCGCTGGGCGGTCTGTTTGCCCAGGATCTGGTGGAGTGGGTCTCTGTGGCGACCTACCAGGCGGCCTCCGGCGGCGGCGCGCGCCATATGCGTGAGCTGCTGACCCAGATGGGCCAGCTGCACCACAGCGTCGCGACAGAGCTGGCTAACCCGGCGTCTGCGATCCTCGATATCGAGCGTAAAGTCACTCAGCTGACCCGCAGCGGCGAGCTGCCGGTGGATAACTTCGGCGTACCGCTGGCCGGTGGCCTAATCCCATGGATCGACAAGCAGCTGGACAACGGCCAGACCCGCGAAGAGTGGAAAGGCCAGGCCGAGACCAACAAAATCCTGCGTACTTCTTCCGCGATCCCGGTTGATGGCCTGTGCGTGCGCATCGGCGCGCTGCGCTGCCACAGCCAGGCGTTCACCATTAAACTGAAAAAAGATGTGTCTATTCCGACGGTGGAAGAGCTGCTGGCGTCTCACAATCAGTGGGCAAAAGTCATTCCTAACGATCGTGACATCACCATGCGCGAGCTGACGCCGGCTGCGGTCACCGGCACATTATCTACCCCTGTAGGACGCCTGCGTAAACTAAATATGGGCCCGGAATATCTTTCCGCTTTTACCGTCGGCGACCAGCTTCTGTGGGGTGCCGCCGAGCCGCTGCGTCGGATGCTACGCCAGCTGGCGTAA
- the glgB gene encoding 1,4-alpha-glucan branching enzyme produces the protein MSVRIDRDVINALIEGHFADPFSVLGMHRTDAGLEVRALLPDATEVWVIEPKTGRKVGKLECIDSRGFFAGVMARRKNLFRYQLAVIWHGQQNLIDDPYRFGPLLQEMDAWLLSEGTHLRPYETLGAHADTMDGVTGTRFTVWAPNARRVSVVGQFNYWDGRRHPMRLRRETGIWELFIPGAQNGQLYKYELIDAHGNLRIKADPYAFEAQMRPETASLICGLPEKVAQSEERVRANQFDMPISIYEVHLGSWRRHTDNNFWLSYRELADQLIPYVKWMGFTHLELLPINEHPFDGSWGYQPTGMYAPTRRFGTRDDFRYFINAAHAAGLNVILDWVPGHFPSDDFGLAEFDGTNLYEHSDPREGYHQDWNTLIYNYGRREVTNYLVGNALYWIERFGIDALRVDAVASMIYRDYSRKEGEWIPNEFGGRENLEAIEFLRNTNRILGEQTPGAVTMAEESTDFPGVSRPPSMGGLGFWFKWNLGWMHDTLDYMKLDPIHRQYHHNKLTFGMLYNSTENFVLPLSHDEVVHGKKSILDRMPGDAWQKFANLRAYYGWMFAFPGKKLMFMGNEFAQGREWNHDTSLDWNLLEGGDNWHHGVQRLVRDLNHTYRHHKALHELDFDDYGFEWLVVDDNERSVLIFVRRDKVGNEIIVASNFTPVTRHHYRFGINQPGKWREVLNTDSMHYHGSNAGNGGLVQSDDQESHGRPQSLSLTLPPLSTIWLVREGE, from the coding sequence ATGTCCGTTCGTATTGATAGAGACGTGATTAATGCGCTTATTGAGGGTCACTTTGCGGATCCCTTTTCTGTACTTGGCATGCACCGCACTGACGCCGGACTGGAAGTCCGGGCACTGCTACCTGACGCGACGGAAGTGTGGGTAATCGAACCTAAAACCGGGCGCAAGGTCGGTAAACTCGAATGTATCGATTCACGCGGCTTCTTCGCTGGCGTGATGGCCCGCCGTAAGAATCTCTTCCGTTATCAACTCGCCGTCATCTGGCATGGTCAGCAGAACCTGATCGACGATCCCTATCGCTTCGGTCCGCTGCTGCAGGAGATGGATGCCTGGCTGCTGTCTGAAGGTACGCACCTGCGTCCCTACGAGACCCTCGGCGCCCACGCCGACACCATGGATGGCGTAACCGGCACCCGCTTTACCGTCTGGGCTCCGAATGCCCGCCGCGTGTCGGTGGTGGGGCAGTTCAACTACTGGGATGGCCGTCGCCACCCGATGCGCCTGCGTCGTGAGACCGGCATCTGGGAGCTGTTTATCCCCGGCGCGCAAAACGGCCAGCTGTACAAATACGAGCTGATCGATGCCCACGGCAATCTGCGTATCAAAGCCGACCCCTATGCCTTCGAAGCGCAAATGCGCCCGGAGACCGCGTCGCTCATCTGTGGCCTGCCCGAGAAAGTCGCTCAGAGCGAAGAGCGCGTCCGCGCCAACCAGTTCGATATGCCGATCTCCATTTATGAAGTCCATCTGGGCTCCTGGCGTCGCCATACCGATAACAACTTCTGGCTCAGCTACCGGGAGCTGGCCGACCAGCTGATCCCGTATGTGAAATGGATGGGCTTTACCCATCTGGAGCTGCTGCCGATTAACGAACACCCCTTTGACGGGAGCTGGGGCTATCAGCCGACCGGCATGTATGCCCCGACTCGCCGCTTCGGTACCCGGGACGACTTCCGCTACTTTATCAACGCCGCACACGCCGCCGGGCTGAACGTGATCCTCGACTGGGTGCCGGGCCACTTCCCGTCCGATGATTTTGGCCTGGCCGAATTCGACGGGACAAACCTGTATGAGCACAGCGATCCGCGCGAAGGCTACCATCAGGACTGGAACACCCTGATCTACAACTATGGCCGTCGGGAAGTGACCAACTATCTGGTGGGCAACGCCCTCTACTGGATCGAGCGCTTCGGCATTGATGCCCTGCGCGTGGACGCCGTCGCCTCGATGATCTACCGCGACTACAGCCGTAAAGAGGGAGAGTGGATCCCGAACGAATTCGGTGGCCGGGAAAACCTCGAAGCCATTGAGTTCCTGCGTAACACCAACCGTATTCTCGGGGAGCAGACGCCGGGCGCGGTAACCATGGCGGAAGAGTCTACCGACTTCCCGGGCGTCTCCCGTCCGCCATCCATGGGCGGCCTCGGCTTCTGGTTCAAGTGGAACCTCGGCTGGATGCACGACACCCTGGATTACATGAAGCTGGATCCGATTCATCGTCAGTATCACCACAACAAACTGACCTTCGGCATGCTCTACAACAGCACCGAAAACTTTGTCCTGCCGCTCTCTCACGACGAAGTGGTCCACGGCAAAAAATCGATTCTTGACCGCATGCCGGGCGACGCCTGGCAGAAGTTTGCCAACCTGCGCGCCTACTACGGCTGGATGTTTGCCTTCCCGGGCAAAAAATTAATGTTTATGGGCAACGAGTTCGCCCAGGGCCGGGAGTGGAACCACGATACCAGCCTCGACTGGAACCTGCTGGAAGGGGGCGACAACTGGCACCACGGCGTTCAGCGCCTGGTGCGCGACCTGAACCATACCTACCGTCACCACAAGGCCCTGCACGAGCTGGACTTTGACGATTACGGCTTTGAGTGGCTGGTGGTGGACGACAACGAACGCTCGGTGCTGATCTTTGTCCGCCGTGACAAGGTGGGTAACGAAATCATTGTCGCCAGTAACTTCACCCCGGTGACGCGCCATCACTACCGTTTCGGCATCAATCAGCCGGGCAAATGGCGTGAGGTGCTGAACACCGACTCCATGCATTACCACGGCAGCAACGCGGGCAACGGCGGGCTGGTGCAGAGTGACGATCAGGAGAGCCATGGCCGACCACAATCCCTGAGCCTGACCCTGCCGCCGCTGTCGACGATCTGGCTGGTCCGGGAGGGGGAATGA
- the glgA gene encoding glycogen synthase GlgA, giving the protein MQVLHVCSEMFPLLKTGGLADVIGALPAAQIAGGVDTRVLLPAFPDIRRGIPDAQIVSRRDTFAGRITLLFGHYNGVGIYLIDAPHLYDRPGSPYHDTNLFAYTDNVLRFALLGWVGAEMASGLDPFWRPDVVHAHDWHAGLAPAYLAARGHPAKSVFTVHNLAYQGLYLAKHMDDIDLPWSFFNIHGLEFNGQISFLKAGLYYADHITAVSPTYAREITEPQFGYGMEGLLAQRQREGRLSGILNGVDEKIWSPESDLLLTARYNRDSVEDKAENKRQLQIAMGLKVNEKVPLFAVVSRLTSQKGLDLVLEALPGLLEQGGQLALLGAGDPVLQEGFLAAAAEHPGQVGVQIGYHEAFSHRIMAGADVILVPSRFEPCGLTQLYGLKYGTLPLVRRTGGLADTVSDTSLENLADGIASGFVFEDSNAWSLLRAIRRAFVLWSRPSLWRFVQRQAMAMDFSWQVAAQSYRDLYQRLM; this is encoded by the coding sequence ATGCAGGTTTTACACGTTTGTTCTGAGATGTTCCCGTTGCTGAAAACCGGCGGGTTGGCGGATGTGATTGGGGCGCTACCGGCGGCGCAAATTGCCGGTGGGGTCGATACTCGCGTGCTGTTACCCGCTTTTCCCGATATCCGTCGCGGCATCCCTGACGCCCAGATTGTCAGCCGCCGCGACACCTTTGCCGGGCGCATCACATTACTGTTTGGTCATTACAACGGCGTGGGCATCTACCTGATTGATGCCCCGCACCTGTATGACCGCCCAGGGAGCCCGTACCACGACACCAACTTATTTGCCTATACCGATAACGTGCTGCGTTTCGCGCTGCTCGGCTGGGTTGGGGCGGAGATGGCCTCCGGGCTGGATCCGTTCTGGCGTCCGGACGTGGTGCACGCCCACGACTGGCACGCCGGGCTCGCTCCGGCGTATCTGGCGGCGCGTGGCCATCCGGCGAAGTCGGTCTTTACCGTGCATAACCTGGCCTATCAGGGGCTGTATTTAGCCAAACATATGGATGACATCGATCTGCCATGGTCGTTCTTTAATATCCATGGGCTGGAGTTTAACGGGCAGATTTCGTTCCTCAAGGCCGGGCTGTACTACGCGGATCACATCACCGCCGTGAGTCCGACCTATGCGCGGGAGATCACCGAGCCGCAGTTTGGCTACGGCATGGAGGGGCTGCTCGCACAACGCCAGCGCGAAGGGCGTCTGTCGGGCATTCTCAACGGCGTGGATGAAAAAATCTGGAGCCCGGAGTCGGATCTGCTGCTGACCGCGCGTTACAACCGCGATTCCGTAGAAGATAAGGCCGAGAACAAACGTCAGCTGCAAATTGCCATGGGGCTGAAGGTCAACGAGAAGGTACCGCTGTTTGCGGTGGTGAGCCGTCTGACCAGCCAGAAAGGGCTCGATCTGGTGCTCGAGGCGCTGCCGGGCCTGCTGGAGCAGGGCGGACAGCTGGCACTGCTGGGCGCGGGCGATCCGGTATTGCAGGAGGGCTTCCTTGCGGCGGCCGCCGAGCATCCGGGTCAGGTTGGCGTTCAGATTGGCTATCACGAAGCGTTTTCGCACCGCATCATGGCGGGCGCCGACGTTATCCTGGTGCCGAGTCGCTTTGAGCCCTGCGGCTTAACCCAGCTGTATGGTCTGAAGTACGGCACGCTGCCGCTGGTGCGGCGTACCGGCGGGCTGGCGGATACCGTATCCGACACCTCGCTGGAGAACCTGGCAGACGGAATCGCCAGCGGATTTGTCTTTGAGGACAGTAATGCCTGGTCGCTGTTACGCGCGATTCGTCGTGCCTTCGTGTTGTGGTCTCGTCCTTCTTTGTGGCGTTTTGTTCAGCGCCAGGCGATGGCCATGGATTTTAGCTGGCAAGTTGCGGCGCAGTCCTACCGCGATCTTTATCAACGCTTGATGTAA
- the glgC gene encoding glucose-1-phosphate adenylyltransferase has translation MVRLDKNDPLMLARQLPLKSVALILAGGRGTRLKDLTIKRAKPAVHFGGKFRIIDFALSNCLNSGIRRIGVITQYQSHTLVQHIQRGWSFFSEEMNEFVDLLPAQQRVHGENWYRGTADAVTQNLDIIRRYDAEYVVILAGDHIYKQDYSRMLIDHVEKGARCTVACMPVPVAEATAFGVMAVDENDKVIEFVEKPANPPSMPGDDTKSLASMGIYVFDADYLYQLLEEDDKDEKSSHDFGKDIIPKITKSGMAYAHPFPLSCVQSDPKSEPYWRDVGTLEAYWKANLDLASVTPELDMYDHNWPIRTHMESLPPAKFVQDRSGSHGMTLNSLVSGGCIISGSVVVQSVLFPRVRVNSFCNIDSSVLLPDVWVGRSCRLRRCVIDRACVIPEGMVIGENAEEDARRFYRSEEGIVLVTREMLRKLQIKQER, from the coding sequence ATGGTTAGGTTAGATAAGAACGACCCTCTCATGTTGGCGCGTCAGCTGCCATTGAAGTCTGTTGCCCTGATTCTTGCTGGCGGCCGCGGTACCCGATTAAAAGATTTAACGATTAAGCGCGCCAAGCCCGCCGTCCACTTTGGCGGTAAATTCCGTATTATCGATTTTGCCCTGTCAAACTGCCTGAACTCAGGCATTCGCCGTATTGGCGTCATCACCCAGTACCAGTCACACACCCTGGTGCAGCATATTCAGCGCGGCTGGTCGTTCTTCAGTGAGGAGATGAACGAGTTTGTCGACCTGTTACCTGCCCAACAGCGCGTGCACGGCGAAAACTGGTATCGCGGTACCGCCGATGCGGTGACGCAAAACCTCGACATTATTCGTCGCTATGACGCCGAGTACGTGGTGATCCTCGCCGGGGACCACATCTACAAGCAGGACTACTCGCGCATGCTCATCGACCATGTCGAAAAAGGGGCGCGCTGCACCGTAGCCTGTATGCCGGTGCCCGTTGCCGAAGCGACGGCCTTTGGCGTGATGGCGGTGGACGAAAACGACAAGGTGATCGAGTTCGTTGAAAAACCGGCGAACCCACCGTCAATGCCGGGAGATGACACCAAATCGCTGGCCAGCATGGGGATCTATGTCTTTGATGCAGATTACCTTTATCAACTGCTGGAAGAGGACGACAAGGATGAGAAATCCAGCCACGACTTCGGTAAAGATATCATCCCGAAAATCACCAAATCTGGCATGGCCTATGCACATCCATTCCCACTCTCCTGCGTGCAGTCCGATCCGAAGTCAGAACCTTACTGGCGTGATGTCGGTACCCTGGAGGCGTACTGGAAGGCTAACCTCGATCTGGCCTCGGTGACGCCGGAGCTGGACATGTACGACCATAATTGGCCGATCCGTACCCATATGGAGTCCCTGCCGCCGGCGAAATTTGTCCAGGACCGCTCGGGCAGCCACGGCATGACGCTGAACTCGCTGGTCTCTGGCGGGTGCATTATTTCGGGCTCGGTGGTGGTGCAGTCGGTGCTGTTCCCACGCGTGCGGGTGAACTCCTTCTGCAACATTGATTCGTCAGTCTTGTTACCCGACGTCTGGGTTGGCCGCTCGTGCCGCCTGCGTCGTTGCGTTATCGACCGTGCCTGCGTCATTCCGGAAGGCATGGTAATTGGAGAAAACGCGGAAGAGGACGCGCGCCGTTTCTACCGCTCAGAAGAAGGCATCGTGCTGGTTACGCGTGAAATGCTGCGTAAACTGCAGATCAAACAGGAGCGATGA
- the glgX gene encoding glycogen debranching protein GlgX, translating into MTQLAAGNPAPLGARYDGKGVNFTLFSAHADRVELCVFDDKDIEHRYDLVARSGDIWHGYLEHARPGTRYGFRVHGPWEPARGLFFNPAKLLLDPCAYKVEGTLEDDVLLHSGKVTADHRDSAPVAPRSVVVSDDRYDWEEDAPPNTPWGKTVIYEAHVKGLTYLHPGIPEALRGTYQALGHPVMIAYFKHLGITALELLPVAHFASEPRLQRLGLSNYWGYNPMAMFALDPRYASHPERARDEFRDAVKALHEAGIEVILDIVLNHSAELDLEGPTFSLRGIDNPSYYWLREDGDYHNWTGCGNTLNLSHPAVVQYAHECLKYWVETFHIDGFRFDLAPVMGRTPEYSPQAPLFEAIKNCPLLSGVKLIAEPWDIGPGGYQVGNFPPLFAEWNDHYRDAARRFWLARDLSLGQFAGRFAASSDLFKRNGRLPSASINLVTAHDGFTLRDCVCFNQKHNEANGEENRDGTFNNHSFNHGIEGLSGNLNVIERRRASVHALLTTLLLSQGTPMLLAGDEHGHSQHGNNNAYCQDNPLTWLDWQQANSGLADFTAALIHLRQQIPALTLNQWWEEGDGHVRWLNKKAQPLDAREWQSGVPCLQILLSESWLITLNATDEVAELVLPEGEWRAIPPFAGEDNPVVMTAWHGPAHGVCVFQR; encoded by the coding sequence ATGACGCAGCTTGCTGCAGGCAACCCGGCACCGCTCGGTGCACGCTACGATGGTAAAGGGGTGAACTTCACCCTCTTTTCCGCCCATGCGGATCGGGTTGAACTCTGCGTGTTTGACGATAAGGACATTGAACACCGTTACGATCTGGTGGCCCGCAGCGGCGATATCTGGCATGGCTACCTCGAGCATGCCCGGCCCGGCACCCGCTATGGCTTCCGGGTACATGGCCCCTGGGAACCGGCCAGAGGGCTGTTCTTCAACCCGGCCAAGCTGCTGCTCGACCCCTGTGCGTATAAGGTTGAAGGCACGCTGGAAGACGATGTTCTGCTGCACAGTGGCAAAGTGACCGCCGATCACCGGGACAGTGCCCCGGTGGCACCCCGCAGCGTGGTGGTCAGCGACGATCGTTACGACTGGGAAGAGGACGCTCCCCCCAACACGCCCTGGGGCAAGACGGTCATCTATGAAGCCCACGTGAAAGGGCTGACGTATCTGCACCCTGGCATTCCGGAGGCGCTCCGCGGGACCTACCAGGCGCTCGGCCACCCGGTGATGATTGCGTATTTTAAGCATCTCGGGATCACCGCCCTGGAATTATTACCGGTGGCGCATTTTGCCTCCGAGCCGCGTCTGCAACGCCTGGGTCTCAGCAACTACTGGGGCTACAACCCGATGGCGATGTTTGCTCTGGATCCGCGCTATGCCTCGCATCCTGAGCGAGCCCGGGATGAGTTTCGTGATGCGGTGAAGGCGCTACACGAAGCCGGTATTGAGGTCATTCTGGATATCGTGCTGAACCACAGCGCGGAGCTGGATCTGGAGGGCCCGACGTTCTCCCTGCGCGGAATTGATAACCCTAGCTATTATTGGTTAAGAGAGGATGGCGATTACCACAACTGGACCGGCTGCGGTAACACCTTAAATCTCAGCCATCCGGCGGTGGTGCAGTACGCGCATGAATGCCTGAAGTACTGGGTGGAAACGTTCCATATTGACGGCTTTCGTTTTGACCTGGCCCCGGTGATGGGACGCACGCCGGAATACAGCCCGCAGGCACCGCTGTTTGAAGCGATTAAGAACTGCCCGCTGCTCTCGGGCGTGAAGCTGATCGCGGAGCCCTGGGATATTGGTCCTGGCGGCTACCAGGTGGGGAATTTCCCGCCGCTGTTTGCCGAGTGGAACGACCACTACCGTGACGCCGCGCGCCGCTTCTGGCTGGCGCGCGATCTGTCACTCGGGCAGTTTGCCGGGCGTTTTGCCGCTTCCAGCGATCTGTTCAAGCGCAACGGGCGACTGCCCTCCGCGTCGATTAACCTGGTCACCGCGCACGATGGGTTCACCCTGCGTGACTGCGTTTGTTTCAATCAGAAACACAATGAAGCGAATGGCGAAGAAAATCGTGACGGCACCTTCAATAACCACAGTTTTAACCATGGTATCGAAGGATTAAGTGGCAATCTGAATGTGATTGAGCGACGCCGCGCCAGCGTGCACGCGCTGCTCACCACGCTGCTTTTGTCGCAAGGAACGCCGATGTTGCTGGCAGGCGATGAACATGGCCACAGCCAGCACGGTAACAACAATGCATATTGCCAGGACAACCCGTTAACCTGGCTGGACTGGCAACAGGCCAACAGTGGATTAGCCGACTTTACCGCTGCGCTGATCCATCTGCGTCAGCAGATCCCGGCGCTCACCCTGAACCAGTGGTGGGAAGAGGGCGATGGGCATGTTCGCTGGCTAAATAAAAAGGCGCAACCCCTGGACGCGCGTGAGTGGCAGAGCGGCGTGCCGTGTCTGCAAATCCTGCTCTCAGAAAGCTGGCTGATTACGCTTAACGCCACAGATGAGGTCGCAGAACTTGTTTTACCCGAAGGAGAGTGGCGGGCTATCCCTCCCTTTGCCGGAGAAGATAATCCGGTCGTTATGACTGCCTGGCATGGGCCTGCGCACGGTGTATGTGTATTCCAGAGATGA